From the genome of Grus americana isolate bGruAme1 chromosome 9, bGruAme1.mat, whole genome shotgun sequence, one region includes:
- the LOC129210184 gene encoding RING finger protein 223, translated as MAEPAQKGGVGQGGRREDEAAAATAAAAPSYEDYECKICYNYFDLERRAPKLLECLHTFCQECLSQLHLRAAQQPPAASAAEPGPGPGRSAGGSLACPLCRHRTALPDHRVHGLPVNTKLAAACPPQLRARDPLPQDSLPPLPPRRPPRAREAAAALAPPSPAPAGRSGPRSSGGGYESCQSCKRAALSAGCVCVVVSFLSMVVLLFTGLIFVNQYGGDAGPGASASPSPVGPICLSVASILALFSVVVTWLICWLKYRPEAAAATGGATANGTPRGRAAAARRSDT; from the coding sequence ATGGCCGAGCCGGCGCAGAAGGGCGGCGTAGGGCagggcgggcggcgggaggatgaggcggcggcggcgacggcggcggccgcccccAGCTACGAGGACTACGAGTGCAAGATCTGCTACAACTACTTCGACCTGGAGCGGCGGGCGCCCAAGCTGCTGGAGTGCCTGCACACCTTCTGCCAGGAGTGCCTGAGCCAGCTGCACCTGCGGGCCGCCCAgcagccccccgccgcctccgccgctgagccggggccggggcccggCCGGTCTGCCGGCGGCTCCCTGGCCTGCCCGCTCTGCCGCCACCGCACGGCGCTGCCCGACCACCGCGTCCACGGCCTCCCCGTCAACACCAAGCTGGCCGCCGCCTGCCCGCCGCAGCTGCGGGCCCGCGACCCGCTGCCCCAGGACAGcctgccgccgctgccgccccgccgcccgccccgcgcccgggaggcggcggccgcccTCGCCCCGCCgtcccccgcccccgccggccggTCCGGGCCGCGCTCCTCGGGCGGCGGCTACGAGAGCTGCCAGAGCTGCAAGCGGGCGGCGCTGAGCGCCGGCTGCGTGTGCGTCGTCGTCTCCTTCCTCTCCATGGTGGTGCTGCTCTTCACCGGCCTCATCTTCGTCAATCAGTACGGCGGCGACGCCGGGCCCGGCGCCTCGGCCTCGCCGTCGCCGGTGGGGCCCATCTGCCTGTCGGTGGCCAGCATCCTCGCCCTCTTCTCCGTCGTCGTCACATGGCTCATCTGCTGGCTCAAGTACCGGcccgaggcggcggcggcgaccggCGGGGCGACGGCCAACGGCACCCCGCGGGGTcgggcggcggccgcccgcAGAAGCGACACGTAG